A DNA window from Vicinamibacterales bacterium contains the following coding sequences:
- a CDS encoding tetratricopeptide repeat protein, whose amino-acid sequence MNSARRVIAIAGLALAVLGGVGWAQDEEFARRQYESGLAFLRDQKFAEALKDFQSVVDAYPNSRVASAALLQIATYQLDTAGDVAAAQVAIDTIQKKYATSESAPMALVMAGRVVIAKGRTPAEVETALASYERVSRLFPGADAVPAAVYQAAEALRLVHREDEAALRYRQVSTDYPQSAWAPRALLGEARCLVITGKPLRAMELLQRVRQRFGATPEAVTAVSWNTILYRLYLRAPSQPPYAYSGRAIAGTAGKIKDIEMLAVDPHGTVLAATRSAIIPFDPLGKPLPLISANECRGVTFDRAGRPVVFHRGGVLMPGGASVLLAVPKPDGSLRAFDEIPAGVQTSLGDLLVADKNAKTIVRFAAGGRYLGSYATLLPARMVIDDTDRVIALDQDDSVAILEADGRLRVKIPARGQGYTFDRPLDVSVDAFGHVYVLDRGQVFVFTNQLQPRLLSSFSVPAKMPGNFRKAKCFGLDGAARLYIYDDDAEKIQVYQ is encoded by the coding sequence ATGAACAGCGCACGAAGGGTGATCGCGATTGCCGGGTTGGCGCTGGCCGTGCTGGGCGGCGTTGGCTGGGCACAGGACGAGGAGTTCGCACGTCGGCAGTACGAGAGCGGCCTCGCCTTCCTGCGAGATCAGAAGTTTGCCGAGGCGCTCAAGGACTTCCAGTCGGTGGTGGACGCGTACCCGAACAGCCGCGTCGCGTCCGCTGCGCTGCTGCAGATCGCCACCTACCAGCTCGATACCGCCGGTGACGTGGCGGCGGCGCAGGTGGCCATCGACACGATCCAGAAGAAGTACGCGACGTCGGAGAGCGCGCCAATGGCCCTCGTGATGGCCGGGCGCGTCGTGATCGCCAAGGGGCGGACTCCGGCGGAGGTCGAGACGGCGCTGGCGAGTTACGAGCGCGTGTCGCGGCTGTTCCCGGGGGCGGATGCGGTGCCGGCGGCTGTCTACCAGGCTGCCGAGGCGCTGCGCCTGGTTCATCGCGAGGACGAGGCCGCCCTCCGCTATCGCCAGGTGTCCACCGACTACCCACAGTCGGCGTGGGCCCCGCGCGCGCTGCTCGGCGAGGCGCGGTGCCTCGTGATCACGGGCAAGCCCCTCCGTGCGATGGAACTGCTGCAGCGTGTGCGGCAGCGCTTCGGCGCCACCCCGGAGGCCGTCACCGCCGTCTCCTGGAACACCATTCTCTATCGCCTGTACCTGCGCGCGCCGTCGCAGCCGCCGTATGCGTATTCGGGCCGCGCAATCGCCGGCACGGCCGGTAAGATCAAGGACATCGAGATGCTGGCCGTCGACCCGCATGGCACGGTCCTGGCGGCCACCCGGAGCGCGATCATCCCGTTCGACCCGCTGGGCAAACCGCTGCCGCTCATATCGGCGAACGAGTGCCGTGGCGTGACGTTCGACCGGGCCGGCCGACCGGTCGTGTTTCACCGCGGCGGCGTGCTGATGCCGGGCGGAGCGTCGGTCCTGCTGGCCGTTCCCAAGCCCGACGGCTCGCTGCGTGCGTTCGACGAGATTCCGGCCGGCGTCCAGACGTCGCTCGGCGACCTGCTGGTCGCGGACAAGAACGCGAAGACGATCGTGCGATTCGCGGCGGGCGGACGCTACCTCGGGTCGTACGCCACCCTCCTGCCCGCCCGGATGGTGATCGACGACACCGATCGCGTGATCGCACTCGATCAGGACGACAGTGTGGCGATCCTGGAGGCCGACGGGCGGCTGCGGGTGAAGATCCCGGCGCGCGGGCAGGGCTACACATTCGACCGGCCGCTCGACGTGTCCGTCGACGCCTTCGGCCACGTCTACGTGCTCGATCGCGGCCAGGTCTTCGTCTTCACGAACCAGTTGCAGCCGAGACTGCTGTCCTCGTTCAGCGTGCCGGCGAAGATGCCGGGCAACTTCCGCAAGGCGAAGTGCTTCGGCCTCGATGGCGCGGCGCGTTTGTATATCTACGACGACGACGCCGAGAAGATTCAGGTGTACCAATGA